One genomic segment of Candidatus Brocadiaceae bacterium includes these proteins:
- a CDS encoding S26 family signal peptidase, whose product MPQMAQEKTKKRKGKLRENIESIAIAVALAFAIRYFVIEAFKIPTGSMAPTLLGMHKDVLCPNCDWRFYADRQSEGATCPNCLYEIDISFYCSTCGNKIHYKWPVWLWGSGSCPQCQLRFDRENLSKRIVHGGNRILVNKFWYKFKDPKRWDVMVFVYPFYDLTCKTCSAQLPETKWSSGLQCPRCRSTRFSKKKKNYIKRLIGLPGEKLQIVNGDIYIDGVIQRKPGYAQKALWLSVYNSNYIIQDEVVPTWIADSSTWEINEKSLVLNNLSKINSETTYITFGRKITDQNGYNNRSGSNEMGDVKICLDATLMKGSQYLEFVIEKNEDVFTVIIPAVNSDEKSRFLKGDTIVLEKDLHVQPGQKHRIEFLLVDRFVSLAIDKEIIYEYDDDDGIVPAPRAFDSSKIRFGGKKVHALFENIEIFHDIYYTDLPSNTWGTSQSIQLGEKDYFVLGDNSRNSNDSRVWKFVPEKNIVGKAFFVFWPLNTMKFIK is encoded by the coding sequence ATGCCTCAAATGGCACAGGAAAAGACGAAAAAACGAAAAGGTAAATTACGCGAAAATATAGAATCCATAGCTATTGCAGTCGCCTTGGCTTTTGCTATTCGCTATTTTGTAATTGAGGCATTCAAAATTCCTACCGGTTCAATGGCTCCTACCTTATTAGGAATGCATAAGGATGTTCTTTGCCCGAATTGTGATTGGCGTTTTTACGCAGATAGACAAAGTGAAGGGGCAACATGTCCCAATTGTCTTTATGAGATTGACATTTCATTCTATTGTAGTACGTGCGGAAATAAGATCCATTATAAGTGGCCTGTATGGTTATGGGGAAGCGGTTCTTGCCCTCAATGTCAACTGAGGTTTGATCGGGAAAATTTGTCGAAACGGATTGTACATGGCGGGAATCGGATTCTTGTCAATAAGTTCTGGTACAAATTTAAAGACCCGAAACGATGGGATGTTATGGTATTTGTTTATCCGTTTTACGATCTTACCTGTAAAACATGTTCTGCCCAATTACCTGAAACAAAATGGAGTTCCGGCTTACAGTGTCCACGGTGCCGATCAACACGTTTTTCAAAGAAAAAGAAAAACTATATCAAAAGATTAATTGGTTTACCCGGGGAAAAATTGCAAATTGTCAACGGTGATATTTATATAGATGGAGTGATTCAAAGAAAACCAGGTTATGCGCAAAAGGCTTTGTGGCTATCGGTGTATAACAGTAACTATATCATACAGGATGAAGTTGTGCCTACATGGATTGCGGATAGTAGCACATGGGAAATTAATGAAAAATCCCTTGTCCTGAATAATCTGTCAAAAATCAATTCTGAGACAACGTATATAACCTTCGGTCGAAAAATAACGGATCAGAATGGTTATAATAATCGTTCTGGCAGTAATGAAATGGGAGATGTTAAGATTTGTCTTGATGCGACTCTCATGAAAGGGTCTCAATATTTAGAATTCGTAATAGAAAAAAATGAGGATGTATTTACTGTGATTATTCCTGCTGTTAATTCAGATGAAAAGAGTCGCTTTTTAAAGGGTGATACTATTGTTCTTGAGAAAGATCTTCATGTACAACCGGGACAAAAGCACAGAATAGAATTTTTGCTGGTTGATCGTTTCGTATCTCTTGCAATAGATAAAGAAATCATTTATGAATATGATGATGACGATGGAATAGTCCCTGCCCCACGAGCATTTGATTCGAGCAAAATTCGCTTTGGAGGTAAAAAGGTACATGCTCTGTTTGAAAATATAGAAATATTCCATGATATTTATTACACAGATCTTCCATCAAATACCTGGGGGACATCCCAATCAATTCAATTGGGAGAGAAAGACTATTTTGTCCTCGGTGATAATAGCAGAAACAGCAATGATAGCCGCGTCTGGAAGTTTGTTCCCGAGAAGAATATTGTTGGCAAGGCTTTTTTTGTTTTTTGGCCTTTAAATACAATGAAATTTATCAAATAG
- a CDS encoding ROK family protein, translating to MDNNYVIGVDLGGTNLKAGIVDKCGNVLHRRSVKTNYNADRETISNQIFDLIDEVISASGNKICDIAGVGLGSPGLIDKKGEIILFSPNLPQWRNIPIKSLIVERFVFPCVLENDANAAAWGEKWVGAGNGVDSLVMLTLGTGIGGGIVLNNALWRGANNVAAEIGHMTIQNDGSRCNCGNYGCAEVYASATGLVRRFKEVLEKGVPSSLEACMDITAKAINDAALRGDKASLEIIEETGRYLGVVLINVMHILNPEMIVLAGGMIGLGDLLMNPVWQIIQERALEASYKDTKIVFSKLGNDAGIIGAAGCLLKELEISA from the coding sequence TTGGATAATAATTATGTTATTGGCGTTGATCTTGGCGGTACCAATTTAAAGGCTGGTATTGTTGATAAATGTGGAAACGTTCTTCATAGACGATCAGTTAAAACCAATTATAATGCAGATCGAGAGACAATATCCAACCAAATTTTTGATTTGATTGATGAAGTTATAAGTGCTTCTGGTAATAAAATATGCGACATTGCAGGTGTTGGGTTGGGATCTCCTGGGTTGATCGATAAAAAGGGAGAGATAATTCTCTTTTCACCAAATTTGCCTCAATGGCGCAATATACCAATCAAGTCTTTAATTGTTGAGCGGTTTGTTTTTCCTTGTGTTTTGGAAAATGACGCAAATGCTGCCGCCTGGGGTGAAAAATGGGTTGGGGCAGGTAATGGCGTAGATTCTCTGGTTATGTTAACTCTTGGGACAGGAATCGGAGGAGGAATTGTGCTCAATAATGCACTGTGGCGTGGCGCTAACAATGTGGCTGCTGAAATAGGTCACATGACAATCCAAAACGATGGATCACGATGTAACTGTGGAAATTATGGATGTGCTGAGGTCTATGCCTCGGCCACCGGGCTGGTGCGAAGATTTAAAGAAGTGCTAGAAAAGGGTGTCCCTTCCTCTTTGGAGGCTTGTATGGATATTACAGCAAAGGCGATTAATGATGCGGCGCTGCGAGGAGATAAGGCGTCGTTGGAGATTATTGAAGAAACAGGACGGTATCTCGGAGTTGTCCTTATTAATGTAATGCATATATTAAATCCGGAAATGATTGTACTGGCAGGTGGTATGATTGGTTTGGGAGATTTGCTGATGAATCCTGTCTGGCAAATTATTCAAGAAAGGGCTTTGGAGGCATCATATAAAGATACGAAAATTGTGTTTTCGAAACTTGGGAATGATGCAGGGATTATAGGAGCGGCTGGATGTCTACTGAAAGAATTAGAAATTTCTGCATAA
- the lepA gene encoding translation elongation factor 4: protein MSTERIRNFCIIAHIDHGKSTLADRLLEKTQTVTSREFRNQMLDDMDLERERGITIKASAVSLKLFRDGKEYCLNLIDTPGHVDFSYEVSRSLGACEGALLLVDASQGIEAQTVANTYLAMENNLTIIPVISKIDLPSSRPYEVLSEMENTLGVSTEEALMVSAKTGEGVDEIFDAVIKRIPPPNGNAQAPLKALIFDSVYDEFRGVIIYLRIFDGLLKIGDEIYMMKTKKNFKVEEVGVLKPKMVAKEGLLTGEVGYCIANIRSIHDVAVGDTVTNNREKTAEPLPGYRQPVPMVYCGIYPTDNADFHLLREALERLSLNDSSLNFTPETSQALGFGFRCGFLGLLHMDIVQERLERESNINIVQTAPNVTYEILKTNKEVIKVDNPENVPSVSEIAEFREPMVRASFVLTTEYLGTIMQLAEGRRGRYVGTEYLSEKRAILIYELPLAEIIFDFFDKMKSATRGYGTLDYDFIGYEASDLVKLDILVSGKRVDALSTIVHRKDAENRGRKQVQKLKKEISRHLFEIVIQAAIGSRVIARETIRPISKNVTAKCYGGDITRKRKLLEKQKEGKKRMKSVGNVEIPQKAFLSVLSINE from the coding sequence ATGTCTACTGAAAGAATTAGAAATTTCTGCATAATCGCACATATTGATCATGGAAAGTCTACTTTGGCGGATCGTCTGCTGGAAAAAACTCAGACGGTTACGTCTAGAGAGTTTCGCAATCAAATGCTGGATGATATGGATTTGGAGCGTGAACGTGGGATTACCATCAAGGCCAGCGCCGTTTCACTGAAATTATTTCGTGATGGAAAAGAATATTGTTTGAACCTGATAGATACACCAGGTCATGTAGATTTCAGCTATGAGGTTTCCAGGAGTCTTGGTGCATGTGAAGGGGCATTATTACTGGTAGATGCTTCACAGGGTATTGAAGCACAGACCGTGGCGAATACCTACCTTGCTATGGAAAATAATCTCACTATTATTCCGGTTATTAGTAAAATTGATTTACCATCATCCAGGCCTTACGAAGTGCTTTCCGAAATGGAGAATACATTAGGGGTTAGTACTGAAGAGGCATTGATGGTTAGTGCAAAGACGGGGGAAGGCGTTGATGAAATATTTGATGCTGTAATCAAAAGAATCCCTCCACCAAATGGAAATGCACAAGCGCCATTAAAGGCCCTGATTTTTGATTCGGTGTATGATGAATTTCGCGGTGTTATTATATATCTGAGAATTTTTGATGGCCTTCTTAAAATAGGCGATGAGATATATATGATGAAGACAAAGAAAAATTTTAAGGTGGAAGAAGTAGGTGTTCTAAAACCTAAAATGGTTGCAAAAGAAGGCCTTTTAACAGGAGAAGTAGGTTATTGTATTGCGAATATTCGATCTATCCACGATGTTGCAGTCGGGGATACCGTTACGAACAATAGGGAAAAGACAGCAGAGCCGTTACCTGGTTACCGCCAGCCTGTCCCTATGGTATATTGTGGCATTTATCCGACAGATAATGCTGATTTTCATTTACTTCGTGAGGCATTAGAACGCTTGAGCTTAAACGATTCATCATTAAATTTTACCCCGGAAACTTCTCAAGCGCTTGGATTTGGATTTAGATGTGGATTTCTCGGCTTATTGCACATGGATATTGTACAGGAGCGTTTAGAACGTGAGAGTAATATAAATATTGTACAGACGGCTCCAAATGTAACCTATGAAATATTAAAGACCAATAAAGAGGTGATAAAGGTTGATAATCCTGAAAATGTACCTTCAGTAAGCGAAATAGCTGAATTTCGAGAACCTATGGTGCGCGCAAGTTTTGTTCTGACCACAGAATACTTAGGTACAATTATGCAATTAGCTGAAGGACGAAGGGGGAGATATGTCGGCACTGAATATCTGAGTGAAAAACGTGCAATCCTTATCTATGAGCTGCCGTTAGCTGAAATTATTTTCGATTTTTTTGATAAAATGAAGTCAGCAACGAGAGGTTATGGAACATTGGACTACGATTTTATTGGATATGAGGCTTCAGATCTTGTCAAACTGGATATCCTTGTCAGTGGAAAACGAGTAGACGCTCTTTCAACGATTGTGCATAGGAAAGATGCCGAAAATAGGGGAAGAAAACAAGTGCAAAAACTAAAAAAAGAGATATCAAGACACCTTTTTGAGATTGTCATACAGGCAGCAATTGGAAGCAGAGTTATTGCAAGAGAGACAATCCGCCCGATATCAAAAAACGTTACTGCCAAATGTTATGGCGGTGATATTACCCGGAAACGAAAACTCCTGGAAAAACAGAAAGAGGGAAAAAAGAGAATGAAATCCGTTGGTAATGTGGAAATACCACAAAAAGCATTTTTATCAGTGCTATCAATAAACGAGTGA
- the lptB gene encoding LPS export ABC transporter ATP-binding protein, protein MNLLRAEGLTKSFNKRKVVDNVSFEVNDGEIVGLLGQNGAGKSTSFGIIVGVMQPDSGRVIFQNEDITGLPIYLRARKGMGYLCQESSVFQRLTVEENIMAILETQRCNPNEKYKRLIGLVTEFNLKHLAKNKAFTLSGGERRRLEIARALTSNPTLILLDEPFTGVDPIAVNEVQEIILRLKNKGIGILITDHNVREALSITSHSYIINEGTVVAKGTTQEILNNPIARQSYLGDNFPTHEQRLTDFNDVEGKIVKKAERKPIVRKDTMKNVVK, encoded by the coding sequence ATGAATTTACTCAGGGCAGAAGGGTTAACAAAGTCATTTAATAAGCGTAAGGTTGTTGATAATGTCAGTTTTGAAGTAAATGACGGAGAAATTGTCGGCTTGCTTGGCCAAAACGGCGCTGGTAAAAGTACCTCTTTTGGTATAATCGTCGGTGTTATGCAACCAGATAGCGGGAGAGTAATATTTCAGAACGAAGATATAACCGGTCTTCCGATTTATTTGCGAGCAAGAAAAGGTATGGGTTATTTGTGTCAGGAATCTTCTGTATTTCAACGTTTAACGGTAGAAGAAAACATTATGGCCATTCTTGAAACACAACGATGTAATCCAAATGAAAAATATAAACGTCTGATAGGCTTGGTCACGGAATTTAATTTAAAACATCTGGCAAAAAATAAGGCTTTCACCCTTTCTGGAGGAGAAAGAAGGCGGCTAGAAATTGCGCGGGCACTAACCAGCAATCCAACTTTAATATTACTTGATGAACCATTTACCGGTGTTGATCCTATTGCGGTTAATGAAGTGCAAGAGATTATCTTACGCCTTAAAAACAAAGGGATAGGTATACTCATTACAGACCATAACGTAAGAGAAGCTCTCAGTATAACGTCACACTCTTATATCATAAATGAGGGAACTGTTGTTGCAAAAGGTACTACACAGGAAATCTTAAATAATCCCATTGCACGCCAATCCTATTTGGGAGATAACTTTCCAACACATGAACAAAGATTAACAGATTTTAATGACGTTGAAGGGAAAATCGTAAAAAAAGCTGAACGAAAGCCCATTGTGAGAAAGGATACGATGAAGAATGTGGTAAAATAA
- a CDS encoding flagellar biosynthesis anti-sigma factor FlgM, translating into MSIENISNPNFDAKVFKKHVVGKDKTGAKDTKSSLIITKSDSVSISKETKDLGKVVEDLKKMVRDLPDVRNDRVEEVRERLKSEYYDDHAVMLHVADKMADAFRTE; encoded by the coding sequence ATGTCTATAGAAAATATTTCCAATCCAAATTTTGATGCAAAAGTTTTTAAGAAGCATGTCGTTGGAAAAGATAAAACTGGCGCGAAAGATACAAAATCTTCCCTTATCATTACTAAAAGTGATTCTGTGAGTATTTCTAAAGAAACTAAGGATTTAGGAAAGGTAGTCGAAGACTTGAAAAAAATGGTGCGCGATTTACCTGATGTAAGGAATGACAGAGTGGAGGAGGTCAGAGAAAGATTAAAGTCTGAGTATTATGATGATCATGCAGTGATGTTACACGTAGCTGATAAGATGGCAGACGCCTTCCGTACAGAATAA